The sequence tgtgtgtgtgtgtgtgtgtgtgtacagcacctacccAGCTACTGACTGAGGCCCTTGGCTTCTACCATAGTATAAATGTTAAACAGAAATAATAAGCATTGGTCCTTACTTTGTGGCTGGGAGCTCCCTGATAGTGATGGTTGAACGGGGGTTGTCAGTGTCAGTTTCAGAATCCCATTCTGGTTTTGTGAACACCTGTTGTATTTCAACCTTCATTTCAAATGTAATCTTCAGTATGGCTTGGAGCAGTCAGCCTCTAGCAGGAACTCGACCCCATGTCCAGAAACTGTCTGAAAAGCTGGGACGGAGCACAGCAATGCACTCCTGGCGCAACAGGGGTTCTACTGGCAGGTCCAATACTGTTGACTGACTCCCTGCTTGAAAGCTGGTGGTGGGTGTTGGACAAGTCCCCAGAGGAAGAGCAGGCACAGAAAAGGTGTCAGAGGCTCTCTTAAGACATGCCGTCTGAGTCATTGCCAGGAACAGCGGGAAGGAGTGGAGACAGGAGGAGCTTAGCTTCCCCTAAAGGACTTGAACCAAACCCAGGACTCACCAGGGGGAGAGGACGCTGAGGAGGCTGTGTCCGAAGTTTGTTGTTTTCCATATGTCTGTAACGCTCTTGAGCTTTTTAAGAATAAAGTGTGTGTGAGAAATTCCAACTAAGCTGTCTTAGTGATGGGTCATTGTGAAGCAATTGGACTTATCTACTTTTGCCCAGTAATCAGCCTAGGGGGGCAGACTGGGAATGTGTGACACAGGAATGTTTCCATGGTTCCGGGCACATACCTGGCTGCTTTTGGTGTGTTCGCTTCACTCCTGCTATTGGCTGAGGTTTTCTCTATTGTCTGTTCagtccactgcatgcatccaatgaagtgagctgtagctcacgaaagcttatgctcaaataaattgttcagtctctaaggtgccacaagtcctcctgttctttatgcggatacagactaacatggctgctactctgaaacctattgtcTTACTGCATCAGTGGGTGGGTAGGAATTGCTCACTccttcctgccctcctcctctTTGCAGGGATCCTGAATTTCTGTGCCAATAACTACCTAGGGCTCTCCAGCCACCCTGAGGTGATCCGCTCTGGACTAGAGGCCCTGGAGAAGTTTGGAGCTGGCCTCAGCTCTGTCCGTTTCATCTGTGGGACGCAGGTATGGGTGGGGCCGTGATCCGGAGTGGAGTAGTCACCTTTTCCTTGGGCTAAAACCCAAACATCTGTTGTGCTGCCTGCCACCAAGCCGCTCTGCTCCCAGGTGGAACCAAGTAGGGTGCTTTAGGTCTGTCGTGTGGGCTGGCctctcctggctggctggcttctCTGTTCTAGCCcctctttttctctcctcttccttcccttctcccctacttgtttctcctttcctcctccatctgatctctctctcctcctgtcctGCTCCCCATGAATgttctgcccctcccaccccgccccggTCTGTGTGAGCCTGACCCTTCCACAAATAGCCAGGTCTCCACATGAGCTCCTGGGAGAAGGCAAAGCCCTCACTTCCACTCTCTCTTGCATATTAGTTAGCTGCCATTCTCCACAATCTCTTCCCAggatcttgatttttttcccccaaaccaaTCCTATATCCACCACTGAGGAAAGAAGCCTTTAGCTTTGCCTCCATAGTTACCTATAACAACAGTGCAGGCAGGTGCTCTTGTGCTTCCCTTTCTCTAAACACTTATCGGCACGTGCATGTCCACACAGACACAGCTCTGCATGCTTATCCGTACACATGGTCACACAGACACGCCCCTACATGCACTCAGTGTAAGGGTATAGAGTAGGCTTTTGCGTTAAACCAATAAAAACCCCCAAGactgtgtaaataaataaaaaataaaataaaaaaaaaaaccctgaggatctctagttttaaaataaacacccCAAATTTCCCAGGGCCAGACCTGCAGCTACAATAACTTGAGGTCGCTTCCATGGCATCAGTGAAGCAACCCCAGTTTACAtccgctgaggatctgggccctttGTGTGGCACTTAAACATCTTGGGGCAACGCCCCAGTTAAAAATGGGGAAGTGCCTCAGCGCACGTCACCTGTCCGTGTTGGTTTGGAGTCTTGTGGTTGCAGTGATTGGTTTGGGGGACCAAAAATTATAACCACAATGTAGGTTCCTTGGTGAGAAAACTCATCTGGGGAAAAATAGGCACCCCAGACAGAAAACCATGGCAAGCAGGGAACTCTAGCTGGACCAATGGTCATGTTAATTGAAACCCCTCATTCTCTGTCTTGGTTCTCTCTAGAATATACACAAGAACCTGGAGGAGAAGATCTCTCGTTTCCACCAGAGAGAAGACGCCATCCTCTATGCCAGCTGCTTTGATGCCAATGCTGGTATCTTTGAGGTTCATAGTGCATGTGTTGTGCTTTGTTTAGGGGgcagcaagggcaaggatcacataGGCAACAAGTCACGCTCCCAAAGCGGTTGCTTCTGCTGATGATCTAATTTCCCTCAGCGGGTTGCAGGCTGAAGTTAAGGGAGATGAGATAGGGACAGAGAGGAGGCCTaatggctctgtgtgctgctggggcggggggctgagTGCATCATGGAGGTGCTCTCAGACAGGGAAGAGGTGGCATGGAGGTGCCATGGAGCTTTCTAGTCAGCCTTCATCTCCTCCTTCCTAGTAGGGGTGACCATCACAACGAATCCTAGGTTTTGGGTAGGCCTCTGCAGTGGAACCCATCCAGCTGTCTCCTTGGAGGGACCCATCACTGTTGGCCACCTTCTGCAAGCCCCCAACATCCCCAACCTGAGCTCTCTGCACCCGCTCATATGAGAATTCAAAACGGGTGCAGCCACTCCACCTAAAAAGTAGGGGAAGCGGTTCATGCATACTGGCAAGGGTGGGTGAGGCCTGCAGGGGAGGATGGGTAGCCCCTTGTGGGCGTATGGTGATGGCGAGGATCCCAAAAGTGTGGGGCAAGGGGCAACTGTCCCCAACTTAGGCCCAGCCCTGGAAGAGGAAGTCAGCACATCCTGTAGGGTTGGTGGAGATGTGGCTTATGGAACAAACCACACAAAGAATGCAAAGGGAGAGGAACCCCATGGCGGGGAAAAGGAGCTGAGAGATAGAAGTCTTAGTGATGTATCGCATGACATGAGGAGAGACATGGTGCCCTGGCCCTACCCCATGAGTGGCCTGACCACCAATAGGATGCAGAGGATTCTGGTGGTCGGCTAGTGATGCTGCCAAGCCAGGAGTTCTGTGATGACACAGAATTTTGCCCATGTATCCAGCAAGGACGCTGCCCCCGTAACCCACCGCGGCCCATTGTTTTGCCGTCCTCAGGCACTGCTGACCCCAGAAGACGCGGTGCTGTCAGATGAGCTGAATCACGCCTCCATAATCGACGGGATCCGCCTGTGCAAGGCCAATAAATACCGCTACAAGCACATGGACATGCAGGACCTAGAGGCCAAGCTGCAGGACGCACAGGTACAAAGACGTGCTCTGCCCTGGGAGTACACTCAGTCTGTGACCCACTTCCAGTCTAGGAGCAAGGTGTCCATCCCCCAGAGAATAACCTTGCATCTTCTAGAGAAGTAACCCCCTTTGGCCAGCACTCGAAGCAGCCTTGCTAGACTCTAGCAAGAATCCAATCCTTTGCTCGTTGGCGGGAGGAAGCCTGCCACAATGTGAGCTCAAGAATGGATGGAGGGGAGATGGTGGATGGGAGCCATATATTCATGTACCGGGAGTACTAGACCCCAGTCTCCATTTCCTCCCACTTCCCAAAGAGATTTGCTCAAGCAGTTGTCTTTACCCACAATCCCTTGCAACCTGCCACAcactcttccacagaaacaccgCCTGAGGCTGGTGGCTACCGATGGTGCCTTTTCCATGGATGGTGACATCGCTCCATTGAAGGAGATCTGCAGCCTGGCCCAGAAATACCAGGCCCTCGTCTTCATCGATGAATGCCATGCCACTGGCTTCCTTGGGCCCAATGGGCGGTACGAGACCAGGCCTTCCTGCTAGTCCCATGTCTTACTCTCAGGGGCTAGACCAGCCACTGGTGTGAATATGGGGTTTCTTCCTTGTGGGGCTGTGGATTCTTAGAGCCACTAGTCCTTGAAGGGATCCCCACCTGGCCACTGATCCTCCCCCGCCTTACGAGATGGTAGCACCTTCCTTTCTCCACCTGTCTTTGTGTCAGGGAGTGGCATAACCGGGGTGGGCTCAGATTTTGGGGGTAGCGTTCTCAGTCTTGGGGTGTAGGTGGGCGGGGTTTGTTTGGAGCATACTCAGGGGCCGCATCGCTGCTCTGACTTATGAAACCCCTGGTTTGCCGTGTGCAGGAAGTAAGAGCAGCCTGCCCTGGGGAGAGATGAGGATCCTACCCTCCAAGCCCCCAGTGCTGCCTTTGCTAACAGggctggctccctcctgcaggaGGCGACCTCATCCCATCTGGAGAGAGAACTCCCCTGAGGAGGCCAGCCAGGCTGGCTCAGCATGCTTCCCTGGCCTGCGCCCTGCTGCTTTATGCTACTGCTGGATGGAcaaggccttcccctcccacacacagcaCATTAGGATTTCACAGCCTGCACCCATAGCTACTGTCCTGGTTCTGCGTATCCTTCGTTTTAGCACAAAGCTGGCAGTGGGGATGCAAATGGGTAGCGATGCCCATTGGGTTAACCTGCCACTGATGGCGTGGCTACTCCATCAGGACTAGGAAACACCAGAGCCACGCTGGAGAGAAAGTGGCAATGAACTGGTGCCAGGCCACAGCCGCCACGACCCAGTCCCCCGGGTCGGAGCAGCCAGGGCTGATGGGGTCGTGTTCTCTCCTCGCAGGGGTACTGATGAACTGCTGGGAGTAATGGACCAAGTGGACATTGTCAACTCAACGCTGGGGAAGGCACTTGGAGGAGCAGCAGGTTCAGATATTCCCCTTTCTGGGGCGTTGGCTTTTCTACGTGGCCCTGTACCCGGGAGCTCCCCAAAacccttctgcccccctccctttaACAGTACAAAAATGATGGAGAGCACCAAGATGTGGACAGGAGCCGAAGGACCTGGACCCAACGAGGGTCACTACAGCAAGGGTGAAGGGGGGGCCTAGCAAGCCCTGCCATGTGCACCCTCTTCTGACCTTCCTTTGGAGACGTCACACCTGGGCACCCAAGAGGGAACCCATTAGTGAAACTAACCAGCTGGGATCCCAGGCTCTGCTGCCTGTGTtaccggggggagagggggggaatttCCCAGGGTCCTGTTGTTGGCTcttcctccccctgtccccaaTGACACTCTGTTTCTGTCTCCTCCCCCTGCAGGTGGCTACACGACCGGTCCCAAGGCCCTTATCGACCTGCTGCGCCAGCGCTCCCGTCCATACCTCTTCTCCAACAGCCTGCCTCCCGCCGTCGTGGGCTGCGCCTCCAAGGCCCTGGACCTGCTCATGGAGAGCAATGCTATTGCGCAGTCCATGGTGGCCAAGACCAGGCGGTGAGGACTGAGGACCTGGGATCCTGTCTCAGGGGGAGAGCCCCAACAAGCCCCTTCTCCATGCAGTCACTTCCCTGCCCATCTCACCCCCTTGGCCAGTAGACTCCTTTCTGCTCAGGAGTGAGTTGTCTCTGGTTCTTTATCTGTCCTCCGCTGATAGCACCACCCGTGGTTTCCATGGAGATGGCTGTGATATCACAGCCGTGGGATTACCTAGTCCGAGCTCCAGCATGACCCCACATGCCAGGCACCTGTCTGGGTGCAGAAGGCACCATGATAGCCAGAGTGGCACAGCGGAGCCTGCCACGGGGCCTTTGAGGTGGGCAGAAAATAGGAGGGGATCTCAGAAGAACGGCCCCTTCCTCACGCAGGTTGGGTGGTGTGGCATTTGATCCTGGCCATGAGGAGCCAGGACGGTGCAGAGCCACACAGGTGCCAGAGCAGTGGGCTGATGGCTGAGGGGAAGGGCTTCCCCGAGCAGGGATGATGtgctcttcttccctcccctgccccccctgcaGGTTCCGAAGCAAGATGGCTGCAGCTGGATTTAGCATCTCAGGGAATGATCACCCCATCTGCCCTGTGATGCTGGGTGAGGCCCGGCTAGCATCGGTGATGGCTGATGACATGCTGGAGAGAGGTAAacctggagggggctggggctgtcagGTGGTGGCGTCATGTGCAGATGAAGGGATGGCCTCTGATCCTCTTTCCCTGTAGCTATCTTACTCCATGTCTGGTAGCCGTATGGGATTTTCTGTACctcctcagcccctccagcaATAGGGAAGTGCCCCGCTCTAGTTATTCCCTGCCACATTGCCTCTGCTTTGCTATGGGGCTTTGGAGAAGAAATTTTCCCCACCCTGCCACTCTGCTTGGCAGCACATACACCATTTGCCCTTCCCATTGCTTCCCTTGCAACTCTGTAGGGGGTGCCTCTCCAGTACCAGCATGGAGTTGTGTGCTGCAGTGTCTGATCCCTGCTtacggggggatgggggggagagagaaaaggagctAAAACCCCTGAAGACCCCCTCCCACCAGTAAAGGAGCCCCAGTATTAATGTTTGCCTCCCCCTTGCACATGACTCATCACCAGGCATTTACGTCATCGGCTTCAGCTACCCTGTGGTCCCCAAGGGGAAGGCACGGATCCGGGTGCAGATCTCAGCCGTCCACAGCGAGGACGACATCGACCGCTGCGTGGAGGCTTTCACAGAGGTGGGGCGTAAACATGGAGCGTTGCCCTGAATAGCCAGCAGGCACAGGGGATGTGATGGGGCCTTTCCCAGCCTTTCCACAAGCAAGACTGTGCCTAACCTGGGGAAGAACCATAACCAGAGTGATGCACAGAAGATAGTAGGATGTTGAAGATAAATGGATCCTGGCCTCTAGGAGGCATTAGCTACCGTAGCGTTCACAGTGGTGGGGGGCGATGGTTTGGGGGTGGCTCTTCATGTTACAACACACATTAAAGATTCAACCAAGACATAAAATCTGCACAATCAAGCATCTTGGTGTGATTCTCCCATCCCAGGCCTGCAGtctgttcttcccttccttccGGCTGCTGCGGGCCATGGTGGGGAGcttggagggggggaaatggtggtgtcccctgaGGACAGTTGTGGGGGGTTAGAGCCTGCTGTTAGTAATCATTGTACACTTAAAGGGCATGGTTCATCTTAGCCCCTCTAAACAGCTCCAGTGGCATAAAGGGGCTGGAAAGCCGGCAGATCTGGCCCCCAGGGAGTTcccccagtgcagaggggagcTGGCATAACAGCTCTATGCCATGCCCGTTGGCACATCACCTCACTCTAACTGCTGTAAAGGGCCCattagccctgactgggatgttGGTGCCACTGTAGCTAGGGGCTTGGGGCCACTCTCCCCTCTCTGGTAATAATTTCCATGCCGCATTGGCCATTTCAAGCCCTTATGCTTAAGTTGCTGTCCTGGTCTCAGAACACTTCAGCTCCTGTGTCTGTCTCGCCTGCTCCGTCTGTAGGAGGCAGAGGAAATGCAGCTCAGTAGGTAGACCAGCAGCATTGTACCCCGTGGCCTTCTGGGGTCTCGTCAGGACTAGGCCACCGGTAAAATGGGCTGGGTTGGTTCTCGGTACCGTTCTTACGCGGTCTACAAACAACAATCACCATCCAGTAGAGGGCGCTGCTGCCCAACGTCTCTTCATAGAAgaaggctggggagggagggagtggagttCACAGAGGCTGTGTTGTCTCCAGGGGTTGAGGAGATGATCGCATTTGATGACAGTAACCTATAATTTGGATCCATTTGTTGCAATTATAACATGCCAGAAAACATGGAGCGAGGCCGGGCGCTGGGACTTGTTCGTTCAAGCTCTTTGTGAGCAATTCACTTTGCAGGAGCCAGAAGTGAACCCGAGACACCATGCAGGAGAATTTTTGGCATCGTCTTTGCTCTAAATCAGAAACCTCCcgcttgtgtgcatgcatgcggGTACCCTGTGTTGGCACCGCTCTGCAGGGCAAGGCAGCGCTAACATTAGCTGGTAGCTAATCCTCCCTGCGtccctgggagctgtggtgggAAGTGTTACTGCCCCTCTAGAGAGCAAGAGGTAGCCCCCAAGTTAAAGAGGTGCTGGCCTACACAAGGCCTGTAAGATTTGCCCCAGCCCCTTGAACTGTATCCAGTAGCAAACAGGGAGATATCTGAGGCCAGATGGTGCACGCTCAAGGCAGCCCACCTCGCTTAGGAGATGAGCAGCTGTATTTTGTCCCCTGTGAAGCTTCTAGATGGTCTTTTTTTTACAAGTGAGAGCTCAGGCATCTCTCTTGGTAGTTCTTTAGTCAGTGATGCGGCTTGAAAATGAGTTGGCTCTGCTTGTCGAACTGCCACCAAGACACCTGTAAAAAGCGGCTGGAACAGGGAGGCAGAACTAGCCTGGTTGGTCTCCCCTGGTAGCTGCTGGCCCACAAGAGGCACCAGGAGAAAGCACCTGGGCAGCAGAGCCACCGCAGGGCCAGGTAGTCATTTCTTTCCAGTTACTTTTCCACATAAGCAATCACCGCAGTTGCCACATGGCCACTGGGCACTTGGGGGTGGGATGAGAGGTGGTTgggggcctgggaagggagctATCCAGAAGGCAATCTCTGTTCAGACTTGGTCTCCACCACGAAAACAAATGGGAGTTGCCCTGTTTTAAAATGACAGAGGGCTAAAATGATCAGGAGAACGTTTGCTCTGGTTCCCAAAGGGCTCCTGTGTGCATGCTTCCCATCTGGTAAGCTCCAGCCTTGTGAAAACTCTCCAGTCATCAGAGCCTGCTGGCACCGGCGCTAGCCGACTCAGAGCAAAACCCCTGCCCAGGGGCACCCCTAGGTGAGAGGGGGATAGCCGTGTCGGTGCCAGCATACGCAGAACAAGCCAGCTCTGTCTCATGGCCACAGAAAATTATAGGAAGCTGCCTGCCACTCAGGGGCCCCATTGTACCATGAAACCAGCAGGGAGGGGCTAAgcctcagggtgggggaggtgcttTAAGCCCCCAAGCAAAGCTTCCACCGTTTTAGTTATCTAAGCCACTTTTATCTTCTTGCTGCCTGTATTTCCTTGTGCCCTTTTCTCCGCACTAGGGGTAATACACCTAGCCCTGGCCTAGTCCCTGCATCTGGCGCACTGTAGCGAACCTGCAGCAACTCTTCTGTTCCAGTCCTGGGTTCCTACACAGCTCTACCAAATACTAATGTGCCCCATTCTTGGTCTGTAGCCCCCTGCTACTCCAGACCTGCTCTCCCAGTGCCCCTGAGTCCTGGTCTGCAGCTGTCCCTGCTATC is a genomic window of Natator depressus isolate rNatDep1 chromosome 1, rNatDep2.hap1, whole genome shotgun sequence containing:
- the GCAT gene encoding 2-amino-3-ketobutyrate coenzyme A ligase, mitochondrial, which gives rise to MWGRRLLSSPLSPGQCRAYRARATLAQLSHVLEAELESIRGAGTWKSERVITSKQGPHIHVEGSRGGILNFCANNYLGLSSHPEVIRSGLEALEKFGAGLSSVRFICGTQNIHKNLEEKISRFHQREDAILYASCFDANAGIFEALLTPEDAVLSDELNHASIIDGIRLCKANKYRYKHMDMQDLEAKLQDAQKHRLRLVATDGAFSMDGDIAPLKEICSLAQKYQALVFIDECHATGFLGPNGRGTDELLGVMDQVDIVNSTLGKALGGAAGGYTTGPKALIDLLRQRSRPYLFSNSLPPAVVGCASKALDLLMESNAIAQSMVAKTRRFRSKMAAAGFSISGNDHPICPVMLGEARLASVMADDMLERGIYVIGFSYPVVPKGKARIRVQISAVHSEDDIDRCVEAFTEVGRKHGALP